From a single Solenopsis invicta isolate M01_SB chromosome 6, UNIL_Sinv_3.0, whole genome shotgun sequence genomic region:
- the LOC120358008 gene encoding putative nuclease HARBI1 produces the protein MAVLRRLINFNVINVLENANIVFENRERFQRNDPFELNNLEFMRLFRLSKDMVQRVIDIVEEYSDPISRRSALDAEQKVFTALRFYAVGSYQLGIGFNGYIGVSQSSVSRCIRDVNIVLNHPNVFNEWVYFPRNLEELTTIRNAFYTEYGFPGVVGCIDCTHVAIFPPSKNNEMYPEHVYVNRKGYHSINTQLICDSRMKILNVNARYPGSCHDSFIWNHCNVLPVMQTLHARGHDNFYLIGDSGYALRPWLLTPLNDVQPATPEERYNQCFKRTRSIIERCNGLLKMRFRCLLKHRVLHYTPNVASKIINSCVVLHNMCVENNLPLPDDDYDLHMDFGMLNERPMEVEAAVGRLNPDLTKARVMQRRIIRNFFLKLNINLSIMQ, from the exons aTGGCGGTTTTAAGaaggttaattaattttaatgtaataaatgttttggaAAATGCAAACATTGTGTTTGAAAATAGAGAAAGATTTCAACGTAATGAtccatttgaattaaataatttggagTTTATGAGATTATTTCGTTTAAGTAAAGATATGGTACAAAGGGTAATTGACATAGTAGAGGAATATAGTGATCCAATTTCAAGAAGATCAGCATTAGATGCGGAACAAAAG gtaTTTACTGCTCTTAGATTTTATGCAGTTGGAAGTTATCAGTTAGGTATTGGATTCAATGGATATATTGGAGTTAGTCAATCCTCTGTAAGTCGTTGTATTCGAGATGTAAACATAGTACTCAATCACCCCAATGTGTTTAACGAATGGGTTTATTTTCCGAGGAATTTAGAAGAGCTTACGACCATACGTAATGC ATTTTACACAGAATATGGATTCCCAGGTGTCGTAGGATGTATAGACTGTACTCACGTGGCTATATTTCCACCCTCAAAGAACAATGAAATGTATCCAGAACATGTATATGTAAATCGAAAAGGATACCATTCCATAAATACACAGTta atttgtgattcaagaatgaaaattttaaatgttaatgctCGATATCCTGGAAGTTGTCATGATAGTTTTATCTGGAATCATTGCAATGTTTTGCCAGTGATGCAAACTTTACATGCACGAGggcatgataatttttatttgatag GTGATTCAGGTTACGCGCTAAGACCATGGCTTCTAACTCCACTGAATGATGTTCAACCGGCTACTCCAGAAGAACGTTATAATCAATGTTTTAAAAGAACACGCTCAATTATTGAAAGATGCAACGGATTATTAAAAATGCGCTTTCGTTGCTTGTTGAAACACCGTGTACTTCATTATACTCCAAACGTggcttctaaaattataaattcatgtGTAGTTCTGCACAATATGtgtgtagaaaataatttacctCTTCCAGATGATGATTATGATTTACATATGGATTTTGGTATGTTGAATGAGAGACCAATGGAAGTTGAAGCTGCTGTAGGGCGTTTAAATCCTGATCTTACAAAAGCAAGAGTAATGCAACGCcgtataattagaaatttttttcttaaattaaatataaatctatcaataatgcaataa